The following proteins are encoded in a genomic region of Brachypodium distachyon strain Bd21 chromosome 1, Brachypodium_distachyon_v3.0, whole genome shotgun sequence:
- the LOC100838734 gene encoding uncharacterized protein LOC100838734, producing the protein MEKKLAMPLAAHGGHEGMWARPWRWAKTAFFLVSMLASLLLVCAPPLLVVLLDLLLPPALLSNFLRAHHHTLLDQARGFHFRSSLVDLPAVSAARSLLILCAYTACGGGAAYLWVAAACSVGSLCYVLAKAVAVFGVSPAAADGGRLELQGKGQLVAVEAMFLISLALAAAHLAMAYRASCRERRRLHVVYRIDIEAVRLKGGHTPKSLKQCIV; encoded by the exons atggagaagaagctggCGATGCCGCTGGCGGCGCACGGGGGGCACGAGGGGATGtgggcgcggccgtggcggtGGGCCAAGAcggccttcttcctcgtctccaTGCTCGCCTCGCTGCTGCTCGtctgcgcgccgccgctgctcgtcgtgctcctcgacctcctcctcccgcccgcGCTCCTCTCCAACTTCCTCCGCGCCCACCACCACACCCTCCTCGACCAGGCCAGGGGCTTCCACTTCCGCTCCTCCCTCGTCGACCTccccgccgtctccgccgcccgctcccTCCTCATCCTCT GCGCGTACACGGCGTGCGGGGGCGGAGCGGCCTACCtgtgggtggcggcggcgtgcagcGTCGGCTCCCTCTGCTACGTGCTCGCCAAGGCCGTCGCGGTCTTCGGCGtgtccccggcggcggccgacggcggGCGGCTGGAGCTGCAGGGGAAGGGGCagctcgtcgccgtcgaggcCATGTTCCTCATCTcgctcgcgctcgccgccgcgcacctCGCCATGGCCTACCGGGCCAGCTGCCGCGAGAGGCGCCGCCTCCACGTCGTCTACAGAATCGACATCGAAGCT GTAAGGCTAAAGGGAGGCCATACGCCTAAGTCACTGAAGCAATGCATCGTATGA